A single window of Chloracidobacterium sp. DNA harbors:
- a CDS encoding diguanylate cyclase, protein MSTVSLGSDKQFCISMSLQKEIPEAAKLDQIADECGLAIAVANRQNVELSVSNNNSICRILNPEAKYCRECAAFCGTALEESLEVGGPVTFTCHAGLECRVDAFMLDGKPVAAIVGRSFSTAESYRKMTEKASSGDWAELPVDELFESIHLTDGRDSLEKALEKLEKASADIELVPAERDIPENKDQLTESETILELPPLPDEPSNVFATHAEQPVRPRATASEWRSFFSGLQSKDYISACEAIIEFLGREYGLDSLAWLDRRDERLISIAANGELHGRKLKLGIRSDDRRLADAVRDELPIELGERSKSGDKRRRSMCLFPVPVGIEVPSALAVLDEISDDAVRRQLARLCRSIGPQIEVLRLRNEVSRREALATAVRRFGEGLKHADSEDFWLHLTQVAAELMQAERGSLLVVDPVTGELEIKASIGGSVDLASDENPGKRVARFVLERGEPTAVTDVKRSGLPPADPGRGYKTSSFMSAPVTIGGRNIAVINFTDKATGEPFGREDLDLLHELSPQIAVAIDRAVLKERAGEFEQLSVTDQLTGLLNRRYIEERLMEEVKRSNRHGYPMSFIMLDVDHFKSYNDEFGHPAGDEALRIVAAVVRDTLRGADVAARFGGEEFAVLLPQTPRPEAAMIAERIRANIAAADFPCRRVTVSVGVATCTDELCTTDGIVLAADKALYAAKHAGRNIVQIYDELEETVGSG, encoded by the coding sequence ATGTCGACGGTATCGCTTGGGTCAGACAAGCAATTTTGTATTTCGATGAGTTTGCAGAAAGAAATACCGGAGGCAGCAAAGCTCGATCAGATCGCGGACGAATGCGGCCTGGCGATCGCGGTTGCGAATCGACAAAACGTCGAGCTGTCAGTATCGAACAACAATTCGATCTGCCGAATACTAAATCCGGAAGCCAAATACTGTCGCGAATGCGCGGCATTTTGCGGCACCGCACTCGAAGAATCGCTGGAAGTCGGTGGACCGGTGACGTTTACGTGTCACGCGGGACTCGAATGCAGGGTCGATGCGTTTATGCTCGACGGCAAGCCGGTGGCGGCCATCGTCGGGCGCAGTTTCAGCACTGCAGAAAGCTATCGAAAGATGACCGAGAAGGCGAGTTCGGGCGACTGGGCGGAACTGCCGGTTGATGAGTTATTTGAAAGCATTCACCTGACCGACGGCAGAGATTCGCTTGAAAAGGCGCTCGAAAAACTTGAAAAGGCGTCTGCCGATATTGAGCTTGTGCCGGCCGAGCGCGATATCCCCGAAAACAAAGATCAGTTGACCGAGTCGGAAACGATCTTAGAATTGCCGCCTTTGCCGGACGAACCGTCAAATGTGTTTGCTACTCACGCCGAGCAACCCGTTAGACCGCGGGCAACAGCTAGCGAGTGGCGCTCATTCTTTTCCGGTTTGCAGAGCAAAGACTATATTTCGGCTTGTGAGGCGATCATCGAATTTTTGGGCCGTGAGTACGGTCTGGATTCGTTGGCGTGGCTTGACCGCCGAGACGAACGGCTGATCAGTATTGCCGCAAATGGTGAATTGCACGGCAGAAAGCTGAAACTCGGCATTCGCTCCGACGATCGGCGTTTGGCCGATGCGGTGCGCGACGAATTGCCGATCGAGCTCGGCGAACGGTCAAAGAGCGGCGATAAAAGGCGACGCAGTATGTGCCTGTTTCCGGTGCCGGTCGGTATCGAGGTGCCCTCGGCTCTGGCTGTGCTCGACGAGATCAGTGATGACGCTGTCCGGCGTCAGTTAGCACGGTTATGCCGATCGATCGGGCCGCAGATCGAAGTCTTGAGGCTACGCAACGAGGTTTCGCGGAGAGAAGCTCTTGCGACGGCCGTTCGACGATTTGGCGAGGGGCTTAAGCACGCTGATTCGGAAGATTTCTGGCTGCATTTGACGCAGGTAGCGGCTGAGTTGATGCAGGCAGAACGCGGGTCTCTGCTTGTCGTAGATCCGGTCACGGGCGAGCTCGAGATCAAAGCGTCGATCGGAGGCAGCGTGGACCTCGCAAGCGACGAAAATCCAGGGAAACGAGTTGCGCGATTCGTGCTCGAACGTGGTGAGCCGACGGCCGTAACTGATGTCAAACGCTCCGGTTTGCCGCCCGCAGATCCGGGACGCGGTTACAAAACATCGTCGTTTATGAGTGCTCCGGTCACGATAGGCGGCCGCAATATCGCGGTGATCAATTTTACTGACAAGGCGACCGGCGAACCTTTTGGACGTGAGGATCTAGACCTTTTGCACGAACTCTCGCCCCAGATCGCAGTGGCGATCGACCGAGCTGTATTAAAGGAGCGTGCGGGCGAATTCGAACAGCTTTCGGTGACCGATCAGCTGACCGGACTGCTCAACCGCCGATACATCGAGGAGCGTCTGATGGAGGAGGTCAAGCGATCGAACCGTCACGGCTATCCGATGAGTTTTATAATGCTCGATGTCGATCATTTTAAGTCGTACAACGACGAATTTGGCCATCCGGCGGGCGACGAGGCATTGCGGATCGTGGCCGCTGTCGTCCGCGATACACTACGCGGAGCGGATGTCGCGGCGCGGTTTGGCGGTGAGGAGTTTGCGGTCCTTTTGCCTCAGACGCCCCGCCCCGAGGCGGCAATGATCGCCGAACGTATCAGAGCCAATATCGCGGCGGCCGATTTCCCTTGCCGGAGGGTGACCGTCAGCGTCGGCGTGGCGACGTGTACTGACGAATTATGTACGACCGACGGCATCGTACTTGCCGCCGACAAGGCTCTCTACGCCGCAAAGCACGCCGGCCGCAACATCGTGCAGATATATGACGAACTCGAGGAAACGGTCGGATCCGGCTAG